One window of Chitinophagaceae bacterium genomic DNA carries:
- a CDS encoding PhzF family phenazine biosynthesis protein encodes MEMKLHYTMISVFTKQSAGLKGNISAVIKCEKNQLSKDEMQGIANDLNQPATTFLVKTDREDTFRVLWFAPDGEIGLCGHGSVAAAAFLFEENNTIANYYLKKDEQTIVLHDFEGNSCGMEIDKIKIDKEIPVPDVVQKALGVEVLKYHKTSNKDMVLVKDEESLRKMKVNFDLLRTSSVFGYTVTAQSTKADFVSRTIVPHVQQLEDHATGSSHAILFPYWSEKLKKQELEAIQLSPRGGYLKGHIKNSKSILIKGDFKIIAQGEYFLSN; translated from the coding sequence ATGGAAATGAAGTTGCATTACACTATGATTTCTGTTTTTACGAAGCAAAGTGCCGGACTTAAAGGTAATATTTCTGCTGTCATAAAGTGTGAAAAAAATCAGCTTTCAAAAGATGAAATGCAGGGAATTGCTAATGATTTAAACCAGCCGGCAACTACTTTTTTGGTAAAAACAGATAGAGAAGATACTTTTAGGGTTTTATGGTTTGCTCCTGACGGGGAAATTGGTTTATGCGGGCATGGGTCAGTAGCTGCGGCCGCTTTTTTGTTTGAAGAAAATAATACCATTGCTAACTACTATCTTAAAAAAGACGAACAAACTATTGTTTTGCATGATTTTGAGGGAAATAGTTGCGGCATGGAAATTGATAAAATCAAAATTGATAAAGAAATACCGGTGCCGGATGTCGTTCAGAAAGCATTGGGGGTAGAAGTGTTAAAATACCATAAAACGTCGAATAAAGACATGGTGTTAGTAAAGGATGAAGAAAGTTTGCGAAAAATGAAAGTGAATTTTGATTTACTGAGAACATCTTCTGTTTTTGGCTATACCGTTACTGCACAATCTACTAAAGCTGATTTTGTAAGCCGAACAATAGTTCCTCATGTGCAACAGTTAGAGGATCATGCAACCGGCTCTTCACATGCAATTCTTTTCCCGTACTGGAGTGAAAAATTAAAAAAACAAGAATTAGAAGCTATTCAATTGAGTCCAAGAGGTGGTTACCTGAAAGGGCATATAAAAAATTCTAAATCTATTTTGATAAAAGGTGATTTTAAAATCATTGCTCAGGGAGAATATTTTTTAAGCAACTGA